The Methanocella arvoryzae MRE50 genome includes a region encoding these proteins:
- a CDS encoding orotate phosphoribosyltransferase-like protein — MKNVNDLIEKAIELRNRGLRSGEIADELNISRETATWLLTRARKETGAQAPKDIFIDWSTIGKSSSRLMLIATCMADMVEEVLNEMDTNVDVVVGIALSGVPLANVVAYQYGVDLAVIHPGKHRSDDTGKHHQMQPTVSENYANVKGKRCVIIDDVITTGSTMEETIKLIEDQGGEAVAIAVIIDKRGADTISNVPVKHLIRIGRVD; from the coding sequence ATGAAGAACGTTAACGACCTTATCGAGAAGGCGATCGAACTCAGGAACCGAGGTCTCCGCTCCGGCGAGATCGCCGACGAGCTGAACATTTCCCGGGAGACGGCTACCTGGCTGCTCACCCGGGCCAGGAAGGAGACCGGAGCACAGGCGCCCAAGGATATCTTCATCGACTGGAGCACCATCGGCAAGAGCTCGAGCCGGCTCATGCTCATCGCCACCTGCATGGCTGACATGGTAGAAGAGGTCCTTAACGAGATGGATACCAACGTGGACGTCGTAGTAGGCATCGCTCTGAGCGGCGTACCGCTCGCCAACGTGGTGGCCTACCAGTACGGCGTCGACCTGGCAGTCATCCATCCCGGCAAGCACCGGTCAGACGACACCGGCAAACACCACCAGATGCAGCCCACCGTCAGCGAGAACTACGCGAACGTAAAAGGTAAGCGGTGCGTCATCATCGACGACGTGATCACCACCGGCTCTACTATGGAAGAGACGATCAAGCTCATCGAAGACCAGGGCGGAGAGGCTGTGGCCATCGCGGTGATCATCGACAAGCGCGGCGCCGACACAATCAGCAACGTGCCCGTCAAGCACCTGATCCGCATCGGCCGGGTCGACTGA
- a CDS encoding NOB1 family endonuclease → MVTTYVLDTSAFIYGTIPGDGEIVTTPGVYGEVKDEQSKLRLDMLQGLQIIPPQDSFIQAIGKMAEATGDDQRLSGTDRDLLALALEQQAAGKDVELLTDDYSVQNIARKAGLRIRALRQKKSRYGIVWEMRCTGCGRAYREGETCEVCGSPLRQKKRFATRSK, encoded by the coding sequence ATGGTCACCACATATGTGCTGGATACGTCCGCTTTCATCTACGGCACAATACCGGGCGACGGCGAGATCGTGACGACGCCGGGAGTTTATGGCGAAGTAAAGGACGAGCAGTCTAAACTGCGGCTCGATATGCTTCAAGGGCTGCAGATAATACCGCCGCAGGACTCGTTCATTCAGGCCATCGGGAAGATGGCCGAGGCGACGGGCGACGATCAGCGGCTGTCCGGGACAGATCGGGACCTACTTGCCCTGGCGCTTGAACAGCAGGCTGCAGGCAAAGACGTCGAGTTGCTCACCGACGACTACTCCGTCCAGAACATCGCCCGGAAGGCGGGCCTGCGCATCCGTGCCCTGAGACAGAAAAAGAGCCGGTACGGGATCGTCTGGGAAATGCGCTGCACCGGCTGCGGCAGAGCCTACCGGGAAGGCGAGACATGCGAAGTCTGCGGATCGCCCCTGAGGCAGAAAAAACGATTCGCTACGAGGAGTAAGTGA
- a CDS encoding metallophosphoesterase: MKILALSDTHLSCPLPRELLELVGKADLVVHAGDFNTLEAYESLKGGSKRLVAVHGNSDTPALKDLLPESEKFEVEGIRFGVVHTGKHTSDLTNMRYLALEMGVDVLIFGHIHRPLIDQTDVLLVCPGSPTFPRMSDPSVVELTVQNGKISGSIEKVASGDVCGYLTFARSIKG, from the coding sequence ATGAAAATTCTCGCCCTATCGGATACGCACCTGTCCTGTCCGCTGCCCCGGGAACTACTGGAGCTTGTGGGCAAGGCTGACCTCGTGGTTCACGCAGGTGACTTTAACACGCTGGAGGCTTACGAGTCGCTGAAGGGCGGCAGTAAGCGCCTTGTCGCGGTCCACGGCAATTCGGACACTCCTGCCTTAAAGGACCTGCTGCCGGAGAGCGAGAAGTTTGAGGTCGAAGGGATCCGGTTCGGGGTGGTGCATACCGGTAAGCACACCTCTGACCTGACCAACATGAGGTACCTGGCCCTCGAGATGGGCGTGGACGTGCTGATCTTCGGCCACATCCACAGGCCGCTCATCGATCAGACCGACGTCCTGCTGGTATGTCCGGGAAGCCCTACCTTCCCGCGCATGTCCGACCCTTCAGTCGTAGAGCTGACTGTCCAAAACGGGAAGATTTCCGGCAGCATCGAAAAGGTGGCGTCAGGCGACGTCTGCGGCTACCTGACTTTCGCCCGGTCTATAAAAGGCTGA